In Candidatus Bathyarchaeia archaeon, the genomic window CTCGTCTCCTCCGCTGGAATTCCGCCCAAACTTACCTCTAATTTCCTCTGTGCCAGTTTTCGGGTTTTGGGTCACATATGAGTCGCCAGGGACCGCCCTCCCACCACTAGATTTTGAAAATCGGGCAATAGACAATATGAAAAGCCTTGCTCAACGACAAATACATCGAGCAGAATTTTCGAACGCTTCCGGCGGGGTGTTTGGCTTGGCCATGGATACAGGAGTGAGACAGTTCGTGCTGCAAAATAGTCAAGATTTTCCCGGCTGCGCTGTCGAAATCGCTCCCCTGAGCCTTCTCGGCTTCAGAGATGGTTTGGGAGCTAGCTCTGCCACCCACAGGTAAACGATGTGTCCGTTCTGTTTGGTGACCCTAGGATTAATCGCAGCCAGCGCTGCCTCTACCACGCGCCAGCGGCGCTACCTGGGAAAGTGTCCAGCAAGAAGAACGGAGCTAAGGGAATCATCCCGAACTTAAACGAAACAGAAAAATCAGGATGTCATCGAACCTGATGGAAAATTCGAAAGCGGTGTCCTGAGCTGACATGAATTTGCCTAATGGACCTACACCAAGAGACGACCGCAATGGCATTCCAGATTTTGAGAGCCATCCTCGTGTTTCACTTCGGAGGAATTCCTCAAATGAGGGCGTTCGCGATATTTCGAGTGCCCCAGTTCAACGAGCAACTGTCGACGGGATGCCAGGTTGGTTGGAAGTGTCGACGGAGGCGGGGTTGCTGTCATCGAAGAGCTTCCGGTTTGCAATCAACGCAAGCGATAAGATCCTATTGATTGATTCCTCTGATGTGTCAGTAATTGAAGCTCAGGGAAGCTATGTCATATTGCATCGGCTGTCGGGTTCGCTTCGCGTACGAAGTTCTATCTCGGCACTGACGAAAGATCTCGAACCTCGCGGGTTCGTTCGTATCCATAGATCAGTGCTAGTAAATAAGTTCTGCATTCTGGAA contains:
- a CDS encoding LytTR family DNA-binding domain-containing protein — encoded protein: MSTEAGLLSSKSFRFAINASDKILLIDSSDVSVIEAQGSYVILHRLSGSLRVRSSISALTKDLEPRGFVRIHRSVLVNKFCILEIRKAATGEYMLRTSGGREYRIPRTCMHNLKAIAHVWIGTGTFSQEVKTCRVKPSL